In Candidatus Glassbacteria bacterium, the following proteins share a genomic window:
- a CDS encoding 4Fe-4S binding protein, whose amino-acid sequence MSGRKLNKLIYPLALLALIGALFAAGNRLGPDVGSLVRSLVPDSVTVEKSGPLFDLYTHSGGLRRPAGWAATATGTGYGGPLLALSVFDSAGVLAGGQVISHGETYVFYRLAKTGNIFETLAGRRYDSLARGDYRIEVLSGASRTTRAVLESIERAAAVVGREKFGYNRPARKLPAEFGPTELTVIILFIVGVLADGGRLPREKLFRRAAQAAGLVVIGFWENSPITLAKLSALLLGYFPHPAESLFWYLLIGGFALTILATGKNIHCRYVCPFGALQSFLALTGGAGRSLPARVEKPVLAARNLIVFLALFFALLLGKPGLASYEPFGIAFSLNGTIAHWLLLVVMAVSALVIRRPWCRYFCPVQVFAEALNSLRANVRILWTATRKTG is encoded by the coding sequence ATGAGCGGCAGGAAGTTGAATAAACTGATATATCCCCTGGCCCTACTGGCCCTGATCGGCGCCCTGTTTGCCGCCGGAAACAGGCTCGGGCCAGACGTCGGTTCGCTGGTGCGCTCCCTGGTCCCCGACTCGGTCACGGTGGAAAAGTCCGGCCCCCTGTTCGACCTCTATACACACAGCGGCGGCCTCCGGCGCCCGGCCGGCTGGGCGGCAACGGCCACGGGAACCGGTTACGGCGGACCGCTGCTCGCTCTTTCGGTTTTCGACAGCGCAGGTGTACTAGCCGGCGGGCAGGTGATAAGCCATGGAGAAACTTATGTATTCTACCGGCTGGCCAAGACCGGTAACATTTTCGAGACACTGGCCGGCAGGCGCTACGATTCGCTGGCCCGGGGCGATTACCGGATCGAGGTGCTCAGCGGCGCATCTCGCACCACCAGGGCCGTGCTGGAGAGTATCGAACGGGCGGCCGCGGTAGTGGGCCGGGAAAAGTTCGGCTACAACCGGCCGGCAAGAAAGCTTCCGGCCGAGTTCGGCCCGACCGAGCTGACGGTAATAATTCTATTCATCGTGGGTGTATTGGCCGACGGGGGACGATTGCCGCGGGAAAAGCTTTTCCGCCGGGCGGCCCAGGCGGCCGGGCTGGTGGTAATCGGCTTCTGGGAAAATTCTCCAATTACGCTGGCCAAGCTTTCAGCACTGCTGCTCGGTTATTTCCCTCATCCTGCCGAAAGCCTGTTCTGGTACCTGCTGATTGGCGGTTTCGCCCTGACTATCCTGGCCACCGGCAAAAATATACACTGCCGTTACGTGTGCCCTTTCGGGGCGCTGCAGAGTTTTCTGGCCCTGACCGGCGGCGCGGGCCGGAGTCTTCCCGCTCGGGTTGAAAAGCCGGTGCTGGCCGCCAGGAATCTAATCGTTTTTCTTGCGTTGTTTTTCGCTCTTCTCCTCGGCAAGCCCGGACTGGCAAGCTATGAACCGTTCGGGATCGCCTTTTCGCTTAACGGCACCATTGCCCACTGGCTGCTGCTGGTGGTGATGGCAGTTTCGGCGCTGGTAATCCGGCGGCCCTGGTGCCGGTATTTCTGCCCCGTTCAGGTCTTTGCCGAAGCACTGAACTCGCTACGGGCGAATGTAAGGATACTATGGACGGCA